Below is a window of Mesomycoplasma bovoculi M165/69 DNA.
GCAGTTGGTGGTGATTTTGAATATCTTCGTTTTGAATATGAAGGTAATTTTTACATAGTAGCTTCCGAACTTTTTGACAAACTAGTTGATTTATTTAAATGAAATAGTGCTAAAATAGTTCAACAATTTATAGGAAAAGATTTGATTGGACTTAAATACTTGCAACCAATTTCTAAAGTTAATTGCCCAGTTGTTTTAGGGCATCATGTTACTTTAGAATCTGGAAGTGGGCTTGTCCACATGGCACCACTTTTTGGTGAAGATGATTTTTGAATTGGAAAAGATAACGATTTAGAAATGATCATGCATGTTAATGATGATGGTACTTTTAATGAAGTTGCAGGTGACTTTGCTGGTTTATTTTATGAAAAAGCTAGTGAAAAAATTTGTGAATTTTTAACTAACCAAAATTCACTAATAAAACAAAGTTGAATCACTCACTCAGTGGCTCATGATTGAAGAACTAATAAACCTGTGATTTATCGTGGAACCCCACAATGATTTGTATCTGTAGAAAAACTTAAAAGTGGCATTTTAGAAGCTGTTGAGCAAGTTGAATTTCCAGAAGATTGACTTAAAAAACGTTTATTTAAAATGATCTCTGGAAGAAAAGACTGAATTATTTCTCGCCAACGTTCTTGAGGTGTACCAATCATTATTTTTTATGATGAGCAAGGTAATCCTATTTTAGATAAACCAGAAATTTTTGATTATGTAATCAATTTAGTTGCTGAGCATGGAAGTGATATTTGATTCGAAAAAGAAGCGGATGAGTTATTACCTGCTAAATTTAGAGGTTTAAATTGAACAAAAGAAAATAACATTTTAGATGTTTGGTTTGACTCAGGTTCTAGTTTTATGGCTGCCGATTTACAAGGTCAGAAAGTTCCTTATGATCTTTATTTAGAAGGTTCTGACCAATATAGGGGCTGATTTAACTCTTCACTAATTAATTCTTATATTTATTATGGAACAGCACCTTATAAAAAACTTTTATCTCATGGATTTATTGTCGATGGCAATGGCAATAAAATGTCCAAATCTAAAGGAAATGGAGTTAGTCCACTTGAAATTATTTCTAAATATGGAAGTGATATTTTGAAATTATGAGTAGCTAATAGTGAATATTTCAACGATGTTTTTTATTCAGAAAAAATCTTAGAGCAAAATATTGAGGTTTACCGAAAAATTCGTAATACTATTCGTTTTTTAATTAATAATCTAGTTGATTATAAAGATGGGGATTTTGCTCGCGAAGGAATTCATGCTTTTATTGCAAATCGCATAAATTTACTTAAAAATAATGTTATTAAATTTTATGAAAGTTATCGGTTTGTTCGTGTTGTCAAAGAAATCAATAATTTTGTTGTTGATTTGTCTAACTTTTATCTTTCAATTACAAAAGATAGTTTGTATGCAGATAGCAAAGATAATTTAAATCGAAGAGCAATTCAAAAAAATCTCTATGAAATTTTAAATGTTTTAGCAATAGCATTAGCACCAATCTTGCCAATCACAATTGAAGAAGTTTATAAATTTATTAACAAAGAAAATAAAAAAGAGTCTATATTTTTAGAAGAGTTTTTCAAACCAGCTGATTTTGATGAAAAACTTGAAGAGCAATGAAATGAGTTTTTTGTTCTTAAAGATACTGTTTACAAACTTGTTGAATCAGCAATTCATAGTGGACAAATTAAACGTTCAAATGAAGCTCATATCGAAATTGCAACAGAGTCTGAATTTATTAAATCTCTTGATTTACAAACACTTTTGATGGTTGGAAAAGTAACTTTTGGCTTAGAATTTAAAGTTAGTCAATTTAATTCATCTAAATGTCAACGTTGTTGAAACCACTTTGATAATGCAGAAGGTAATTTATGTTTACGTTGCCTAGATTTTTTGAAGGATTATAGTGAATAAAACTAATTTAATAAATGAAATTACAAACAAAACTAAAGTTAAATTTCAAGAGAAAATAACTAAACTAGGTAAAAAAAGAATCTATATAAATATAGCTATTTTACTCATAGTTGTTTTTGTTTGTCTTTTAATTGATCAATTAAGTAAAAATCTAGTTTTTAGTGATGCAGATTATAATGATAAATTTAGTGTTATTAACAAAGTTTACAACTGAGGTTTTATAGGTTTTAGACCTTTATTACATCATGGCGTTACCACTAAAATTGATAATTTAGTTGGCTTTACAGGAATCCATATTTTTGCTTTTGCATTAACTATTTTTTTATTGATTTTTATTCCTTTTTCAAAGCATTATGCATATGCATTTTTCTTATCTATTTTATTAGCTGGTAATTGAGGAAATGAATTAGATAGATTTATTAACGACAATTCAGTTAAAGACTTAATATTTATCCCTTATCGAGATAATGGAACTTTTAACTTTGCAGATGTCTTTATTTTTTTAGGACCATCTGGATTTGCCTTAGTTTATTTCATTGATTATATTTTAGAGAAATATAAAAATTCAAATAATAAAAAAAGCACAAATGATGATCAAGTTGGTGGTTCTGATTTAGAAAATTTTGAATCAGACAAAAAATAAATTTAAAATAAGGATATAATCTTAATTTATTCTATTTTGTTAAAAATAAAAATAAGTAAATAAAATGCACTTTTGTTAGAAAAATGTGCATTTTTTTGTAATATAAGTAAATAGTAAATAATTTAAAAAAAAATATAAAAGAAATTCAACATATATTTGCAACTGTTATGTTTATAATTTATATAATTTTACAAAATGATTTGAATATTTTTGCCAAGGAGATAGCATAAGTGAAATTGTTTTTAAAAAATCAGGATAATGAAGAAACTACTTTTTGCACCAGAAGCAACAAGTTACCAAAAGCGCAACAAACAATTTTTGTTAGACCACCATTTATAGTTGAGTTTAATTTGGTTGGTACTCAATTAAAAATATCAACATTATTTAACCATTTGGATAGCACTTCAAAAACTAATAGAAAAGATTATCGAGAAGCAAGAGTAGATACTTCTAAATTATTTTACAAAAAATTCATTTCTAATCAAGGTGTGCAAGAAATTAGTGAATTTTTAGCACTTGGACACGTGTTAGATTAGAAGCTGCTAAAAATTCCAAATTTAAACCAGATTTAGTCATTTATGGAGGAGATACTTGCATTAAAAATGAAAATTATTTTTTTATCAAAGAATTGTTAAAAAATCATCCAACAATTCATTCTACTTTAAGTGTAGATCAAGATATGACTAATCCTTCATACAATTATCGTTTTATTACCTCACTTGGAAGCTCTCGGCTTTACTCCAATCAATATGATAAAATGCTATACATTAATTCTTCTAATGATTTAAATGTTAATAAAGTTGAAAGTGCTGGTCAAGATTTTAAAATTGATCTTTACAAAGTTTTTGAACAGTGGTTAAAAGATGACGTAGATATTAATCAATATTATAAAAATTGATTAGAAAAAGATGTAGATAATGTGAATTCGGATTCAAAAATTAAAAATGAGAAAGTATTTATTAAATCTAAAATTTCAGACCACGCTCCGGTCTTTACAGATATCCAAGTGAAAACTGATACTATCTTACCTACCATACAATTGTCTGAAATTTTAATTCCTGATACCAATTATCATAAACAAAAAAACACAATTAGAATAGCTCATTGAAACATTCTTAATTATGGACTTGCACTAAATAGTTCTAAATCAAAATTGAATGAAATAAAAATAAAAGCTAAAATGATTGCTAATATAGCTTATAATTCTGGTTTTGATATTGTAGGCCTAACAGAAATTAATAATGGCAAGGGAGAAAGTGTGCAATTCATTTTAGACGAGCTAAATAAAATGGATAAAAGTCAATCTTATCAAATGATTATTCAAAATGTTGCAGATACTAACATACCTGAAGCATTACTATTGTCAAACCAATTTGGAAGAGCACAACAAGAACAAGTGGCAGTTATTTATAATAAAAAAATAGCACAAATCAATGATGCTTGATCTTACATTAGTCCTATCAAAAATTATGCTAAAGATTAATATTTATTTTAATATAGTAAGCTAATAGAATTCTATAATTTTATTTATTTATAATTTGACTAAATAACTATTTATTTTTTACTAACTTGTCACTCACCTCATTTTGGATTATCCCCAACAAATTTAATAATATTTTTTTCTTTTAATGTTTTAATAAATTTTTTAAAATTTTAGTGCTAATGCAAAATAGCTCATTGAAACATTCTTAATTACAAAATTTCACCAAATAGTTACAAAACAAATAATTGTAAAATTATTTATATCCATTTTATTGAGTATCTAATAAAATTGATAATAAAATAACAAAACAATTTGCATAATAATATAATTATTTTGCTTTTTAAAAAATTCTTAACTTTATTTATAAAAACTATATTGACCTTAATTAATTCAAACTATTCTAAGAGGAGATAAATGAAAATTATTGTTGGGCTAGGAAATCCAGGTGATAAGTATGAAAATACAAGACACAATGTTGGTTTTATGGTTGTTGATGCACTTGCAGAAAAACTAAATGTTCAATTTGATCACAAATTAAGAACAGGAGTTTATGCCAAATATCAAGATTTAATTATTGCCAAACCTTTAACATATATGAATAATTCAGGTTTTTTTGTTAAAGAACTCCTAAATTTTTATAAAGAGGACATTAAAAATGTTGTCGTTGTTTATGATGATTTAGATTTTTCAGTAGGACAAGCTGTAATGAGATTAAAAGGTTCATCTGGAGGTCAAAATGGGATGAAAAGTATTATTGAGCAAACTGGCACTACTGAAATTAAAAGATTAAAAATTGGTATTGGTCGTCAAGGTGATGCAGCAGCTTATGTACTATCACCTTTTGACCAACAACAAAAAGCCAAAATAGATGAGGTAATTAAGCAAGCTGTTGAAATTCTAATGTTTTATCATAACAATAGTTTTTTATCAGCTGTTGAAGTTTTTAATGTTAATAAAGACAAAGCCTAAATATTTAATTGCCGTTAGTGGTGGCCCTGATTCAATTTTTTTGTTGAATCTTTATAAAAACAAAAATATAGTCGTTGCTTTTGTTAATTATAATATAAGACAACAAGCCATTCAAGAACAAAATTATGTTCTTGAATTTTGCAAAGAAAATCAAATTCCTTGTGAAATTTTAAGCATCAAT
It encodes the following:
- the ileS gene encoding isoleucine--tRNA ligase; amino-acid sequence: MDKNFYKNSLNIFTTDFSMKAELTKKQELFHQFWKEQKIYKKALEKNKNNKSFILHDGPPYANGDIHIGHALNKILKDIIVRYKTLSGFYTPFVPGWDTHGLPIENKVTSEFGKLSAIELRRQANDFANSQIQNQMKQFKELDLFCDFEHFYQTNDKKYEAKQLKLFKNMVEKGLIYRGLKPVFWSPSSQSALAEAEIEYFEHKSPSIFVAFEVSKGNDLVSADDKLIIWTTTPWTLVANSGVAVGGDFEYLRFEYEGNFYIVASELFDKLVDLFKWNSAKIVQQFIGKDLIGLKYLQPISKVNCPVVLGHHVTLESGSGLVHMAPLFGEDDFWIGKDNDLEMIMHVNDDGTFNEVAGDFAGLFYEKASEKICEFLTNQNSLIKQSWITHSVAHDWRTNKPVIYRGTPQWFVSVEKLKSGILEAVEQVEFPEDWLKKRLFKMISGRKDWIISRQRSWGVPIIIFYDEQGNPILDKPEIFDYVINLVAEHGSDIWFEKEADELLPAKFRGLNWTKENNILDVWFDSGSSFMAADLQGQKVPYDLYLEGSDQYRGWFNSSLINSYIYYGTAPYKKLLSHGFIVDGNGNKMSKSKGNGVSPLEIISKYGSDILKLWVANSEYFNDVFYSEKILEQNIEVYRKIRNTIRFLINNLVDYKDGDFAREGIHAFIANRINLLKNNVIKFYESYRFVRVVKEINNFVVDLSNFYLSITKDSLYADSKDNLNRRAIQKNLYEILNVLAIALAPILPITIEEVYKFINKENKKESIFLEEFFKPADFDEKLEEQWNEFFVLKDTVYKLVESAIHSGQIKRSNEAHIEIATESEFIKSLDLQTLLMVGKVTFGLEFKVSQFNSSKCQRCWNHFDNAEGNLCLRCLDFLKDYSE
- a CDS encoding exonuclease/endonuclease/phosphatase family protein, translated to MLKNHPTIHSTLSVDQDMTNPSYNYRFITSLGSSRLYSNQYDKMLYINSSNDLNVNKVESAGQDFKIDLYKVFEQWLKDDVDINQYYKNWLEKDVDNVNSDSKIKNEKVFIKSKISDHAPVFTDIQVKTDTILPTIQLSEILIPDTNYHKQKNTIRIAHWNILNYGLALNSSKSKLNEIKIKAKMIANIAYNSGFDIVGLTEINNGKGESVQFILDELNKMDKSQSYQMIIQNVADTNIPEALLLSNQFGRAQQEQVAVIYNKKIAQINDAWSYISPIKNYAKD
- a CDS encoding signal peptidase II, which produces MNKTNLINEITNKTKVKFQEKITKLGKKRIYINIAILLIVVFVCLLIDQLSKNLVFSDADYNDKFSVINKVYNWGFIGFRPLLHHGVTTKIDNLVGFTGIHIFAFALTIFLLIFIPFSKHYAYAFFLSILLAGNWGNELDRFINDNSVKDLIFIPYRDNGTFNFADVFIFLGPSGFALVYFIDYILEKYKNSNNKKSTNDDQVGGSDLENFESDKK
- the pth gene encoding aminoacyl-tRNA hydrolase yields the protein MKIIVGLGNPGDKYENTRHNVGFMVVDALAEKLNVQFDHKLRTGVYAKYQDLIIAKPLTYMNNSGFFVKELLNFYKEDIKNVVVVYDDLDFSVGQAVMRLKGSSGGQNGMKSIIEQTGTTEIKRLKIGIGRQGDAAAYVLSPFDQQQKAKIDEVIKQAVEILMFYHNNSFLSAVEVFNVNKDKA